From one Babesia bovis T2Bo chromosome 3, whole genome shotgun sequence genomic stretch:
- a CDS encoding Helicase C-terminal domain family protein, translated as MAANLETVQIIDGIEVRFPYTPYENQTVYMETVIKAVRHGKNALLESPTGTGKTLSLICSTLACIWHTRFKDETSFNLKPVQTTSEEGLMKTMQDLRDSIQQKKTIVKFKGSKKLRILYASRTHNQLKQVIREAKKTSYAKEFASKGLTTVLLGSRDQLCIHPGKKNATGEALNAFCRKMVKHQGCMYYRGLKKKEISRKIQFYEFVDIEDLISLGKSTRCCPFYACRDAHESADVTMLPYNYLLSPISRDAMDIVLDNAVLIIDEAHNIESVAESSAGFTIRQVDIARFLMVLRRFCEYHIKAIEYQASNNTQEVAPIDLSALARLSVSLKGVDRFLTNVQFENHGKDGEQGNNNVAYSWRVGDINRAHAVFRGVDILQYFLLTLGFNELRACNIEDTIRSCISAISVDIDDFSLAHQSSYESTKVIQEDAQIMNMLLEFLQHIFSKEFFACPEYFHVFVTHDRRFADIDNSNTGGADRAASQPSGGGWKNKAAFRQSSTSSNNSTETNAPFPKVMAFECMQSTPSFLGLQNAGVRSVILTSGTLSPLADLANSIGGDKVRFEYQLSSSHIVPVSNLCPRVITGGDVDGSILSSDYNNRSTPSYIKALGESVLTFVRCVPAGVLVFFVSYPVLEDTVNAWKSAGIFAALEKEKRVFIESKGSAKSFVGNYYNRNTNVDDTQSQLKEYFTLTDKGVGCLFLGVCRGKLAEGIDFSDDSCRGVFLCGVPYPNPYEETIALKMDYLRKLYGKNNENVTHWFTSQAIRAVNQAIGRVIRHINDYGAIVLADRRFSAEHILKSVSSWVTRNIMISDNMNASKIDILDFFEKMSTPAISGKRVKTRAGYSTSHPSFGYNNRTMALPLTPPRDVSGTPLVFKSRKISTTSTNLRSTMMVDSNSTGVTRSNNTPDDSATESQQRTAPSPVGWDVMDSWHTTDTISLSTIKKSKKG; from the coding sequence ATGGCAGCTAACTTGGAAACCGTACAGATCATCGATGGCATTGAAGTACGCTTCCCGTACACCCCTTATGAGAACCAAACGGTTTATATGGAAACTGTGATTAAGGCGGTTAGACATGGGAAGAATGCATTACTGGAGTCTcccacaggtactgggaaGACGTTATCACTCATTTGCTCCACGTTGGCATGTATTTGGCATACTCGTTTTAAAGATGAAACGTCGTTTAACTTGAAGCCAGTGCAAACCACTTCTGAGGAAGGGTTGATGAAAACTATGCAAGATCTCAGGGACTCCATTCAACAGAAGAAAACCATTGTAAAATTTAAGGGGTCTAAAAAACTTAGGATCCTATATGCTTCTAGGACACACAATCAGCTGAAGCAGGTTATACGTGAAGCCAAGAAAACCTCATATGCTAAGGAATTTGCTTCAAAAGGGCTTACTACAGTTCTGTTGGGATCCCGTGACCAATTATGCATCCACCCTGGTAAGAAAAATGCCACAGGTGAGGCATTAAACGCATTTTGCAGGAAGATGGTTAAACATCAAGGATGCATGTACTACAGAGGTCTGAAGAAAAAGGAAATTTCACGGAAGATTCAATTTTACGAGTTCGTGGATATAGAGGATCTGATATCACTTGGTAAATCCACACGATGTTGTCCGTTTTATGCCTGTCGTGATGCCCATGAGTCCGCTGATGTAACTATGTTACCGTATAATTATTTATTATCCCCTATATCACGCGATGCTATGGACATTGTGCTTGATAATGCAGTGCTTATAATTGATGAGGCCCATAATATAGAGTCCGTAGCGGAATCATCTGCTGGTTTTACCATCAGGCAGGTTGACATTGCACGATTTTTGATGGTCTTGCGACGTTTTTGCGAGTACCATATAAAGGCTATAGAATATCAAGCATCGAACAATACACAAGAGGTTGCACCCATTGACCTTTCTGCTTTGGCTAGACTGTCGGTGTCATTAAAAGGTGTAGACAGGTTCCTGACGAATGTACAATTTGAAAATCACGGTAAAGATGGTGAGCAAGGTAACAACAATGTTGCATATTCTTGGAGAGTGGGTGATATTAACCGAGCTCACGCCGTTTTCCGAGGAGTGGATATTTTGCAGTACTTTTTACTTACCTTGGGCTTTAATGAATTGAGAGCTTGCAATATAGAAGATACTATAAGGAGCTGCATTTCTGCGATATCTGTGGATATAGATGATTTTTCTCTTGCCCATCAATCTAGCTATGAGAGTACCAAAGTAATACAGGAAGATGCTCAGATAATGAACATGTTACTCGAATTTTTGCAGCACATATTTTCTAAGGAGTTTTTTGCTTGTCCTGAGTACTTTCACGTTTTTGTAACCCATGACCGGAGGTTTGCTGATATAGATAATTCAAACACAGGTGGTGCTGACCGTGCTGCATCACAGCCTTCTGGCGGTGGCTGGAAGAACAAGGCTGCTTTTAGACAATCATCTACGTCTTCTAATAACAGTACTGAGACTAATGCCCCCTTTCCTAAGGTAATGGCGTTTGAGTGTATGCAATCTACACCGTCCTTCTTGGGTCTTCAGAATGCGGGTGTACGATCAGTCATTTTGACTTCGGGTACACTGTCACCTTTGGCTGATTTAGCAAACAGTATAGGTGGTGACAAGGTGCGTTTTGAGTACCAATTATCCAGTAGTCACATTGTGCCAGTTTCCAACTTATGTCCAAGGGTTATTACAGGAGGTGATGTTGATGGTAGCATTTTATCATCGGACTACAACAATCGATCAACCCCTTCTTACATCAAGGCTTTAGGAGAGTCTGTACTTACATTTGTTCGATGCGTTCCGGCTGGCGTTTTGGTATTTTTTGTGTCCTACCCAGTTTTGGAGGACACAGTTAATGCATGGAAGAGCGCAGGCATATTCGCGGCCCTGGAAAAGGAGAAGCGCGTTTTTATTGAGTCCAAAGGGTCTGCAAAGAGTTTTGTTGGAAACTATTATAATCGAAATACAAATGTTGATGATACCCAGTCGCAACTTAAGGAGTACTTTACTTTGACTGATAAGGGTGTGGGATGTTTATTTCTTGGTGTTTGTAGAGGCAAGTTAGCTGAAGGTATTGATTTCAGTGACGACTCATGCCGCGGTGTTTTCCTTTGCGGTGTGCCATATCCAAATCCATATGAAGAGACCATTGCTTTAAAGATGGATTACTTGCGTAAGTTATATGGGAAAAATAACGAAAATGTAACCCATTGGTTTACTTCCCAGGCGATCCGCGCTGTTAACCAAGCTATTGGCAGGGTGATAAGGCATATTAATGACTATGGAGCTATAGTTTTGGCCGATCGCAGGTTTAGCGCCGAACACATATTGAAGAGTGTCAGCAGCTGGGTGACACGTAACATTATGATTAGCGACAACATGAATGCATCAAAAATCGACATTCTAGACTTTTTCGAGAAAATGTCGACCCCTGCTATCTCCGGTAAACGTGTTAAAACACGTGCTGGCTACAGCACTTCACATCCATCATTTGGATACAACAATCGAACTATGGCACTGCCCCTTACACCACCAAGGGATGTATCAGGTACACCCTTGGTATTCAAAAGCCGTAAGATATCTACAACGTCAACCAATTTGCGGTCAACTATGATGGTTGATTCCAATTCCACCGGCGTTACACGAAGCAATAACACACCTGACGACTCTGCAACTGAATCACAGCAGCGCACCGCTCCATCGCCAGTTGGCTGGGACGTAATGGACAGCTGGCATACTACTGACACAATATCACTATCTACTATTAAAAAGAGTAAAAAAGGTTAa
- a CDS encoding putative integral membrane protein yields the protein MMGKQAVSSLTENGLNDTLRHEYHLRHGNISNRGGLVGGNHTTGTAETASDSSTVDYYVSTSGNEYPGELQAISFIEGQTITDDDFKLPTKDSWSNIRKHVMDDHSQYSVNPRDMASLSAVSYAQMTNRLSVNDSTFGMPLPSQLYPHAITIDTPSGTRSVLPKLNPLKILSKEGSQRIIGAASHNIDYNFDNLRHINTFFMADEARLPVYIAAFSSGFFSVLICLCAILYTRYIFMRVRKMKSDKRKRLDDGSSVPLLDEKDIEQRYKNQSLAEIRAMNPSLARIEDYIRGEVKKWEERARLAEESAAPADEFQNLMRDLTMDSQKGKPSDSNAALDAIFKPSYPLDEMPDSESDSEDNGSEEEDDEYDDDSSDDEDSEYSSDSDDENVALLR from the coding sequence ATGATGGGAAAACAAGCGGTATCAAGCTTGACGGAAAATGGGTTAAATGACACCTTACGACATGAATATCATTTGCGCCATGGCAATATATCAAACAGAGGTGGCCTAGTCGGGGGTAACCATACAACTGGCACCGCAGAAACGGCATCAGATTCATCAACTGTAGATTATTATGTTTCTACATCGGGTAACGAATATCCTGGAGAATTACAAGCAATTAGTTTTATCGAAGGGCAAACTATTACCGATGATGATTTCAAGCTGCCAACTAAGGACTCTTGGTCAAATATCCGTAAACATGTGATGGACGACCATTCTCAATACAGTGTAAACCCGCGGGATATGGCATCTTTGTCCGCAGTCAGTTACGCCCAAATGACGAATAGACTGTCGGTAAATGACTCAACATTCGGCATGCCATTGCCAAGCCAACTATACCCTCACGCTATTACGATCGACACTCCAAGTGGAACGCGTAGTGTGCTACCCAAACTCAATCCGTTGAAAATACTTTCGAAGGAAGGTAGTCAAAGAATAATCGGGGCTGCATCACATAACATAGATTACAACTTCGACAATCTAAGGCATATCAATACGTTCTTCATGGCCGATGAAGCACGGTTGCCTGTATATATCGCTGCATTTAGTTCTGGGTTTTTCTCAGTGCTTATATGCCTTTGTGCTATTTTGTACACAAGGTACATTTTTATGAGAGTGCGCAAGATGAAGAGCGATAAGCGGAAGCGCCTAGACGATGGTTCCAGTGTCCCGCTGCTAGATGAAAAGGATATCGAACAGCGGTACAAAAATCAATCCTTAGCTGAAATCAGAGCTATGAACCCAAGCCTGGCGCGCATAGAAGACTACATTAGAGGCGAAGTGAAGAAATGGGAAGAACGTGCTCGACTGGCGGAAGAATCTGCAGCGCCAGCAGATGAATTCCAAAATCTTATGAGAGATTTAACTATGGACTCTCAAAAGGGAAAACCATCGGATTCCAACGCAGCGTTGGATGCTATTTTCAAACCAAGTTATCCATTGGATGAAATGCCAGATTCGGAATCAGATTCTGAAGATAATGGTAGTGAAGAAGAGGATGATGAATACGACGACGACAGCTCTGACGACGAAGATTCTGAGTACTCTTCTGATTCGGACGACGAAAATGTCGCCCTACTACGATAA
- a CDS encoding ataxin-2 N-terminal region domain containing protein, translating into MIRNANTANRSDGYRNDKRLYALTRLNEERLAYVMSRVVGKDVLVNMVNGQLIKGRFHSFDTLNRQNTKVLDIALQNARVVQNKKDEGKGGVPMIIQGLEYNYIMAKGVHLGNGGSRDPKFSAANVSGSSSAETSTSTGKRQGAAKFKTDAEISKSKGQRQDDKLVEWKSEGPVDESKLCSLDNESKTEWDQFESNRKKFGLETTYDENVYTTELNLSEVSQKVQDQAAKIASEIMGPHGQGGYSQLETYLEQDDDTGENPEAETVVKKTLARSMREQKREEKGAPTPKSKSRGDAAGSKSESKQKSHAADEKRSEHTPDNDKKADKPASKDRTEEKSTSKHAGHDTKPTTPASSTPIQAPPKKSFEFNPNASSFTPISSIQGSIHMGAAVPSSVATHVPPKMASESPTANDVPSSQKIKDNAPISSQANSKFYAFSPMMEYPKLDVSSYTNRNWPHADQYFDEMWPNCSEISYRNLLGDMSMMHHMAGVMAMRPQHAIIPSAGMAAVILPQGTPMAYPAYHIGGIPLNMLPYGRQMTPKFYTSPRQSHQAMQPLPTTRRPYNMVNQPPTKAKADRNTNASNAS; encoded by the exons ATGATTCGCAACGCAAACACAGCCAACAGATCAGATGGCTACAGAAATGATAAGCGATTATATGCATTAACACGTTTAAATGAAGAACGGTTAGCATATGTCATGTCGCGGGTTGTT GGCAAGGATGTATTAGTAAATATGGTCAATGGACAACTGATTAAAGGAAGATTTCACTCATTCGATACATTGAACCGCCAGAATACCAAAGTACTAGATATAGCGCTACAGAATGCAAGAGTAGTACAAAATAAG AAGGACGAAGGAAAAGGCGGTGTACCTATGATAATTCAGGGTCTCGAATATAACTACATAATGGCTAAGGGTGTTCACCTTGGAAATGGTGGTAGCAGGGACCCTAAGTTCTCCGCAGCCAATGTATCGGGGAGTTCTTCAGCAGAAACTTCCACATCTACCGGTAAACGCCAGGGCGCAGCTAAATTCAAAACTGATGCCGAGATATCTAAATCAAAAGGACAAAGACAGGATGATAAGCTGGTGGAATGGAAATCAGAAGGACCAGTGGACGAATCTAAGCTGTGTTCACTGGATAATGAAAGTAAAACTGAATGGGATCAGTTTGAATCTAATCGTAAAAAGTTCGGTTTGGAAACCACTTACGatgaaaatgtatataccactgAGTTGAACCTAAGCGAGGTATCACAAAAGGTACAGGACCAGGCCGCAAAGATTGCCTCCGAAATAATGGGCCCACATGGCCAAGGCGGCTATTCACAACTGGAAACTTATCTAGAACAGGATGATGATACTGGTGAAAATCCCGAAGCTGAAACTGTAGTAAAGAAAACGTTAGCACGTAGCATGCGCGAGCAGAAACGTGAAGAAAAAGGAGCTCCCACACCTAAATCGAAGTCACGTGGTGATGCTGCTGGTTCTAAATCTGAAAGTAAACAAAAATCTCATGCTGCTGATGAAAAACGCAGTGAACACACCCCCGATAACGACAAGAAGGCTGATAAGCCGGCGTCAAAGGATAGAACAGAGGAAAAGTCAACCAGTAAGCATGCGGGTCATGATACCAAACCAACAACACCTGCTAGTTCAACACCTATACAAGCTCCACCCAAGAAATCCTTCGAATTCAACCCTAATGCGTCAAGTTTCACGCCTATTTCGTCTATTCAAGGTTCAATTCATATGGGAGCTGCGGTTCCCAGTTCAGTTGCAACACATGTGCCTCCAAAG ATGGCAAGCGAGTCACCCACTGCTAATGATGTACCATCATCGCAGAAAATAAAGGATAATGCACCTATTTCCTCACAAGCCAACAGCAAGTTTTACGCATTCTCGCCCATGATGGAATATCCCAAGCTGGACGTATCGTCGTACACCAACCGCAATTGGCCTCACGCGGATCAGTACTTTGATGAAATGTGGCCCAATTGCAGTGAAATAAGCTACCGCAACTTATTGGGAGATATGAGTATGATGCATCACATGGCGGGGGTTATGGCAATGAGACCGCAACACGCAATAATACCATCAGCAGGAATGGCCGCAGTAATACTACCACAAGGAACACCAATGGCCTACCCGGCGTACCATATAGGAGGGATACCGCTTAACATGCTACCTTACGGACGACAAATGACACCCAAGTTCTATACCTCACCTAGGCAATCACACCAGGCGATGCAACCACTACCTACAACGAGAAGGCCTTATAATATGGTAAATCAACCACCAACGAAGGCAAAGGCTGATCGGAACACCAATGCATCGAATGCAAGTTGA
- a CDS encoding 50S ribosome-binding GTPase family protein, whose product MMPSMMSYLSCVGNHWLLQYVRFRCIQDLRYYSGGIRTISDNVAITSSVDRDVVAFNSKTPSTVERRGSNHRNVPYYGENATRQPVPLSASTVTWDSPMQPPDASVVRVSLVGLPNAGKSSLMNMLLNTPIAAVSPKVNTTREDIKGILCSDSCQMVFTDCPGILESHRRRKFCAPLVDTAWRAYRESDVCLFIIDAVKRPRAELFRVIRNLAGATPYSLDIDRTSDKALDDDFEDTFEASSEDRIPVALVLNKIDLVKHKKWVKCRTRELKNHGAFADIFYTSAKHGIGGEHIITFLKSMAKSGHWAYPPDMVTTMSRVQVVEQTVRTYLYCWFNKELPYQIGQKIIGWTRVDNGSLVIEMELYVRNNNAAKIICGIQGRLVKQIQKNVSYRLSKMWSDTVFLYIHVKVKPFS is encoded by the exons ATGATGCCTTCCATGATGTCTTATCTATCCTGTGTTGGCAACCACTGGTTGTTACAGTATGTTAGATTCCGTTGCATACAGGATTTGAGGTATTATTCGGGTGGAATAAGAACCATTTCGGACAATGTTGCCATTACATCTAGTGTTGATAGAGACGTAGTTGCATTTAATAGTAAAACGCCTTCTACTGTTGAGCGTCGCGGTAGCAACCATCGGAATGTACCCTATTACGGGGAGAATGCCACAAGGCAACCTGTTCCACTCAGC GCGAGTACCGTCACGTGGGATTCACCAATGCAGCCTCCTGATGCTTCTGTTGTGCGTGTTTCTTTGGTTGGCTTGCCTAATGCGGGCAAAAGCTCAttaatgaatatgttactTAATACACCGATTGCTGCAGTATCTCCCAAGGTAAATACCACGAGGGAGGATATTAAGGGCATCCTATGTTCAGACAGTTGCCAAATGGTTTTCACTGACTGTCCTGGCATACTTGAATCCCATCGCAGGCGCAAGTTTTGCGCTCCATTAGTTGACACTGCTTGGCGTGCCTATCGCGAATCTGATGTTTGTCTATTTATTATCGATGCCGTCAAACGGCCACGCGCTGAGCTATTTCGGGTGATCCGCAACCTTGCAGGGGCAACGCCTTATTCACTAGATATAGATAGGACATCAGATAAAGCACTAGATGACGACTTTGAAGATACATTCGAAGCTTCTTCTGAGGATCGCATTCCCGTTGCACTTGttttaaataaaatagATTTGGTTAAACACAAGAAATGGGTTAAATGTCGCACAAGGGAGTTAAAAAATCATGGTGCATTTGCTGATATATTCTACACCAGTGCAAAACACGGTATAGGTGGCGAGCATATTATTACATTCCTCAAGTCCATGGCCAAATCTGGCCATTGGGCCTATCCTCCTGATATGGTCACTACAATGTCTAGGGTCCAGGTGGTAGAGCAGACTGTGCGCACGTACTTATACTGCTGGTTTAACAAGGAGCTGCCTTATCAGATTGGACAAAAGATCATTGGTTGGACTCGTGTTGACAACGGTTCATTAGTCATTGAGATG GAGTTGTACGTCAGGAACAATAACGCCGCTAAGATAATATGTGGTATACAAGGCCGGCTGGTTAAGCAGATTCAGAAGAATGTATCTTACAGGCTTAGCAAGATGTGGAGCGATACTGTTTTCCTTTATATACACGTAAAGGTCAAGCCGTTTTCCTAA
- a CDS encoding Ubiquinol-cytochrome C chaperone family protein, which yields MFIGRFWRSGIRFPQLPVQKYLLAVPPERDSTFARLRRLFSNPLIKVQPFGVLALARGECPRHLQAFGFESNDETAKLLLRIVHTWILHRRMHTEGMDTEKYMIWEYLWVHMRDILVAQEIHELQFRGNLEEMQHKTLGFCLVLDESLDELNNNGNNQLLKEMLVLYFYDKNKKMLQSMQVHLLSKYILSMVDFIAQVPLREFRHAAFTLPEIDHFIAMEGKS from the exons ATGTTTATCGGTCGTTTTTGGCGCTCTGGGATTCGTTTTCCTCAGCTGCCTGTGCAGAAGTACCTATTAGCAGTTCCTCCAGAGCGAGATAGTACCTTTGCAAGGTTAAG ACGGCTGTTTTCGAATCCGCTGATAAAGGTACAGCCATTCGGTGTGTTAGCCCTAGCAAGGGGTGAATGTCCAAGGCACCTCCAGG CATTCGGCTTTGAATCCAATGATGAAACTGCTAAACTTCTGCTAAGGATTGTCCATACGTGGATATTACATCGCCGTATGCATACAGAG GGCATGGACACTGAGAAGTATATGATATGGGAATATCTATGGGTACACATGCGCGATATTTTGGTTGCACAGgag ATACACGAGTTGCAATTTCGAGGCAACCTTGAAGAGATGCAACACAAAACATTGGGTTTCTGTCTAGTGCTAGATGAATCTTTAGATGAGTTGAATAATAACGGTAATAACCAGCTATTGAAAGAAATGCTAGTCCT ATACTTTTACGACAAGAACAAAAAAATGCTTCAGTCCATGCAAGTCCACCTGCTCAGCAAGTATATACTCTCTATG GTTGATTTCATAGCGCAAGTACCACTGAGGGAGTTCCGCCACGCAGCATTTACACT ACCTGAAATCGATCATTTTATCGCAATGGAAGGGAAATCTTAG
- a CDS encoding AP2 domain family protein ACDC superfamily, with translation MEDAAHMDPPYASPEAGLEDGASPLVDNEENYSYSSEQQVVTLPEVSLNPPDNGEANEDVQYGVPNADEQHLYDGNVGDYQPGEGHAHSGGYGDQGWHNASYMGMPQDGMHYNPDVSHDAHMGYGAAGYDMSGGMVASYAGVVGDNSLQSGDASHMHPGMMDPNQHDMMQGHQMSSKLDQDGSDAPRRALSKGRKNKDEANELVRRAKLLPKVMGVRYDANHQYWVATWYQNRKRMDRYFSVGRFGFEEARLLAIDCRKTAGKSLQGKSYDRPQYSNKDVSSKSRNSYEADISLEKNADYYGGSDTSRKTKDFNRLNVSKVALNYILSDLCNNCLPSILENNHMPGELYIHCYNKISDHLQMIITANQSEEIEKYLHLFQLCIQNRVLPSALPVQEQRAMITTLCQM, from the exons ATGGAGGACGCAGCCCATATGGACCCACCTTATGCCTCTCCCGAAGCTGGGTTGGAGGATGGTGCGAGTCCGCTTGTTGATAACGAGGAGAATTACTCCTACAGTTCTGAGCAGCAGGTAGTAACGCTACCTGAGGTGTCTTTGAATCCACCGGATAATGGTGAAGCCAATGAAGATGTGCAATACGGAGTGCCGAATGCCGATGAACAGCATCTGTATGATGGCAATGTTGGTGACTATCAGCCTGGAGAAGGGCACGCTCACTCAGGTGGATATGGTGACCAAGGATGGCACAATGCGTCTTACATGGGCATGCCTCAAGATGGTATGCATTACAACCCTGATGTTTCTCACGATGCACATATG GGTTACGGAGCGGCAGGATATGATATGTCTGGCGGTATGGTGGCATCTTACGCCGGTGTTGTGGGTGATAACTCCCTGCAATCTGGTGACG CTTCTCACATGCACCCTGGGATGATGGACCCTAATCAGCATGACATGATGCAAGGTCACCAGATGTCATCCAAATTGGACCAGGACGGGTCGGATGCTCCAAGGCGCGCATTGTCAAAAGGCCGAAAGAACAAGGACGAGGCCAATGAGTTGGTGCGTCGTGCTAAGTTGCTCCCCAAGGTTATGGGAGTGCGGTATGACGCAAACCATCAATACTGGGTTGCTACGTGGTACCAAAATCGCAAGAGGATGGACCGCTACTTCTCCGTAGGTCGTTTCGGTTTCGAAGAGGCGCGTTTGCTTGCCATTGACTGCCGTAAAACTGCTGGAAAAAGTCTACAGGGCAAGTCCTACGATCGTCCTCAATACTCGAATAAAGACGTATCTTCAAAGTCGAGGAATTCGTACG AAGCTGATATTAGTTTGGAAAAGAATGCCGACTATTATGGAGGCTCCGACACCTCGAGGAAAACCAAGGATTTCAATCGTCTCAATGTATCCAAGGTTGCTCTCAACTACATATTATCAGACCTCTGCAACAACTGTCTTCCTAGCATCTTGGAAAACAATCACATGCCAGGAGAGCTGTACATCCACTGTTACAACAAGATATCAGATCACTTGCAGATGATCATCACGGCTAATCAGTCGGAAGAAATAGAAAAATATCTACATTTATTCCAGCTTTGTATCCAGAATCGAGTGTTGCCCAGCGCGCTACCGGTACAGGAGCAACGCGCGATGATCACCACGCTATGCCAGATGTAG
- a CDS encoding protein kinase domain containing protein: MVNNRNSFRYSDFKCNLSDACIRFPGIDAYVRIGEKLGCGAYGDVFRGYRMDDSADVSSDLCDSKSHSKRRNVIGSARSNASSTPSTRTSEDVTAPGGGCMSLCYDVSVNQQPTITAQEPPVNNLPVYAVKYFKDDIVHIMEEGISPGTLRELSIMKSCNDHPNIVKLVDVYVGPHPGIVDMLNQQLGDALKSSGTEVAGRKDLQFFPFKKSQIFMFALYEYCEGGDLGRAIWRAYSKNQPGYSLSEVKWYAFQLLNGLAYLHMSKIEHRDLKPNNIMLSDSERLTVLKIGDWGMGREFRNLDGTVTPTACTLFYRPIEVILGPMNIPPADPEAQLGSRPLHRHNYGINADIWSAACIIAELVTGFPLFHGNSDFQVLTRIVTTLGRPTEDEWRNCSRSEHYPFNGSLYNVHVEDKKERLRSVLRGKMDDVGLDLLLSLLQYNPHKRLSALEALSHPWFHDVDYRRLDSMGVRNCLTNALMGRFGASAIRNLEDQSRGITSTTLLSHMIYNDSDIKGHIMDAIDRDYTHVNSSLRQCSLPVAIQYNAPEKATE; this comes from the exons ATGGTGAACAATCGCAATTCGTTCCGCTATTCGGACTTTAAGTGCAACCTTTCAGATGCGTGTATTCGTTTTCCAGGCATTGACGCCTATGTGCGCATTGGTGAGAAACTTGGTTGCGGCGCATATGGTGATGTCTTCCGTGGCTACCGTATGGATGACTCAGCCGATGTGAGTTCTGATTTGTGCGACTCGAAGTCTCACAGTAAGCGGCGCAATGTCATCGGTAGTGCACGTTCTAATGCATCATCAACCCCTTCTACTAGAACTTCTGAAGATGTCACAGCTCCGGGTGGAGGCTGCATGAGTTTATGTTATGATGTTTCTGTTAACCAACAGCCTACGATAACGGCTCAGGAACCCCCAGTGAACAACCTTCCAGTTTATGCTGTAAAGTATTTTAAGGATGACATTGTTCACATTATGGAAGAGGGTATAAGTCCTGGTACTCTCCGTGAGTTGAGCATTATGAAG AGTTGCAATGACCATCCAAATATTGTTAAATTGGTGGACGTTTATGTTG GTCCTCACCCAGGTATTGTAGACATGCTAAATCAGCAATTGGGTGACGCTTTAAAGTCCAGTGGCACAGAAGTCGCTGGCCGGAAGGACTTACAATTTTTCCCGTTTAAGAAGTCACAGATATTCATGTTCGCTTTATACGAGTATTGTGAAG GTGGCGACTTGGGTCGTGCCATTTGGCGCGCATATAGCAAGAATCAGCCTGGCTACTCATTATCGGAGGTTAAGTGGTATGCATTCCAATTACTCAATGGCTTGGCGTATCTTCACATGTCTAAAATTGAGCATCGTGATTTGAAGCCGAATAATATCATGTTATCTGACAGTGAGCGTCTCACTGTACTGAAGATAGGTGATTGGGGTATGGGTCGTGAATTCCGAAATCTGGACGGCACCGTAACTCCAACAGCATGTACACTATTTTATCGGCCCATAGAAGTTATTTTGGGCCCTATGAACATCCCACCAGCAGATCCTGAGGCTCAGTTGGGGTCCCGGCCATTACAC AGGCATAACTATGGGATTAATGCGGATATTTGGAGTGCCGCTTGCATTATCGCAGAATTGGTCACGGGTTTTCCTTTATTTCATGGAAATTCCGATTTTCAAGTGCTAACGCGCATAGTGACCACACTAGGTCGTCCTACAGAGGACGAGTGGCGTAACTGTTCGCGGTCTGAGCATTATCCATTTAATGGCAGCTTATATAATGTTCACGTTGAGGACAAAAAGGAACGTTTGCGTTCAGTGTTACGCGGTAAGATGGATGACGTTGGCCTGGACCTTCTGCTGTCGTTGTTACAGTACAACCCACATAAAAGACTAAGTGCCCTGGAAGCATTGTCCCATCCGTGGTTCCACGACGTGGACTACCGCCGactggattccatgggAGTTCGCAATTGCTTAACGAACGCTTTGATGGGCCGTTTCGGTGCGAGTGCTATACGCAACCTTGAGGATCAATCAAGGGGCATTACGTCCACCACGTTACTGTCGcacatgatatacaacgACTCTGACATTAAAGGGCATATAATGGATGCTATCGACCGCGACTACACACACGTGAACTCGTCTCTAAGACAGTGTTCATTGCCAGTGGCCATTCAATACAACGCGCCAGAAAAGGCAACGGAATAA